In Streptomyces sp. NBC_00344, the genomic window GCAGCAGACCGAGTCCCGTCGGATGGGCGTAGACCGCGTCCTGGAGGACGCGGGGTGAGATGTCCGCGATGCCCGCCAGGTCGGCGATCGAGCGGCGGAACTGTACGTCGAGATACGAGGCGACGTCGCCGGACTGGAGGTCCAGGTCCACCAGGGCGACGGTGCGACCCGACGAGCGTGCCGCCAGGGCGAGTTGGACGGCGGTGACGGTCGTTCCGACACCGCCCTTCGCGCCGGTGACGGTCACGACCGTCCCGCCGGGCCCGGTGATGGCGTCGGCTCCGCCGCTCAGGTGGCGCCGCACCCCGGTGGACCAGGAGGCGGCGTTCTGCACCCTGACCGCCAGCTCCTCGTACCCGAGCGGAAGCCCGATGAGGCCACGGGCGCCCGCGTCCATCGCCGCGGTGTAGAGCACCGCGCTGATGTCCGCGGTGATGAGTACGACACCCACCGCGGGGAAGCGCAGGGCCACCTCGCGGATCAGCTCGAGGGCGGGAGCCGGGCCGATCCGCTCGTGGACCAGCACCACCTCGGGCAGTTCGTCGATCGATTCACCGGCCAGCCGCGCCAGCAGGTCGAGCAGCGAGGTGGAGTCGGTGACCGGCGGCGCCGGCTCGGCGTCGGGGAGCTGGCTCAGCAGGGTGACCACGGCGCGGGCGGCGTCCGGGTCTCCGACAGCGGGCAGGATGCGAGTCGTCATCGGTCCCTCACTTGTCGCCGTCGAGGGTGTACGTACGGTCGCGCTGGGGCACCGGAGCGCCCCCGCCGGCCGCCACCAGGGCCAGCCGCACATGGGTCGCGAAGGACTCCGCGTACGCCACCCGCTGGGCGTCGAGGGTCTTCAGGGCGAAGGTGATCGGAACGGCCTCCGTGGCCTGCCGGGTCCGGTCGTTCTGGCTCTGGTCCGGATCCAGGGCGGTGAGCTTTCCGACGTCCACCACTCGGGCGTTGGAGACGATGACCTTCGAGGTGTCGGGGGCGCCCTTGTCGTCGCCCTTGAAGGTCGCGTAGATGTTGACCTCGGATCCGGGCGTGATCTTTCCGGCCACCCCGGTGGCCGCGTCGATCATGATGGCGATCTCCTGCTCGCCGGGAGCCAGTTCGGGCTGCCGGACGATCATGTCGCTCTGCAGCAGCGAGCCCCTGCGCAACGTGGTGACGGCGATCTTTCCCCGTATCTGCCCCAGGTCGGTCACCGCGTTGTCGGACAGCCAGCGCCTGGGCATCCGTGTCCGCTCGAAGTCGCCCGCCGTGAGCCGGGTGTACGGGGCTATGTCGCTGTGCACCCGATACGCCGTGATCTCCGGGCCCACCTTGGAATTCACATTGCGGATCACCGAGAGCACTCCGACGATCGCCGCGATGGCGCAGAGGACCGACAGGAGCAGCAGGACGACGCCGCGGCGCTGGCGTGAATTCACTGGGAGGGAAGCCTCTCGAGCTGGGCATGGGGGTCGGCGAACGGGGACGAACAGAACCCGCAGCGGTCTCCGATGAGTTCGAGTCCGCACCAGTGGCACTGCTCGCGGCGCACGGAGGAGACCAGCTGGTAGAGGATGGAGATGTCCGGGATGGCCGCGGCGAATTCGACCATCCGGGGGGTGGCCCACCAGCCGGCGGAATCGCCGGGCAGCGCCGTCTCCAACTGTCCCTGTACCCGCCAGGCGGGCGCGAGCACCGTGGACACCCAGTCGGACTGGAGCTGGCCTCGGGCGATGAGCAGTTGGGTACCGAAGGAGGGCCCTTCGGGAACACCGGGCTCCGCCCCGCTGACCTTGGTCAGCTCGGCCCTGGGCGATGCGAGCACCGCGAACTGCGAGCCCGGCACCCAGGACTTGGCGTGCGAGGTGAGCGACACCGGCACCCGGTCCAGCCTGGTGACCGAGGAGAGCAGCGCGCCCGCGTAGATGTAGTGGGAGAGCAGCCGCGCGGCGGAGGCCAGTACGCCGGGGCTGAAGTCGCACACCGAGAGCTGGCGCAGCTGCCGGGCGAGCACCGCGATACCGAGCGGCGGCAGTTCCATCGGAAGCAGCGCGATCCGGTCACTTTCGAGCATCGACCGGACGGTGTGCAGTCGCCTGACGAAGGGGCCGGCCAACGCGGGCGAGTACAGCACGATCACGTATCCGTGCTGTTCGAGCAGGCTGTGTATCTCCGTGATGGACGCTTCGAGGGTCTGCGACGCGGGGGGCTGGAGCACCGCCGGCAGGGGGGTGTGCCGGTCGGACGGCGGCAGCACGAGATCGCCGCTGGTGACAGCTATGGCGGTCGGCACGTTGTGTTCCCCCGTTCACAGCGAGTTGCTTCTGCACCAGCACTGTATCCACGGGACACGTATGAAGAACCACAACTGGCCAAGAATCATTGGATCTTGGACATCCGGTGACCCGAAATGAGCGGACAGCGGCCCGGTGGACGAGAAGAAAGCGTGAAGGCGGGCCCCCGTCGCGGCGAATGCCTTGACAACGTTATTGGTCTGGACCAGCTTGGGGTCGCCGCCATCCCCCCACATCCGGAGGCCCCACGTGAAGTCCCGACGATCCACCCGCGCCTGGTGCGCCACCGCGGTGGCCGCGCTCGCCGCCGCCCTCACCTTCGCAGGCACGACGGCCCACGCCACGGAAACCGCAGCGGCCCCACCCGCGCACGCCGTGACCGGCTACTGGCAGAACTTCAACAACGGCGCGACCGTTCAGAAGCTCAGCGACGTCCCCGCCGACTACGACATCATCGCGGTCGCCTTCGCCGACACCGGCGCCGCACCCGGCGCGGTCACCTTCAGCCTGGACTCGGCCGGACTGGGCGGCTACACCGCCGACCAGTTCAAGGCGGACATCAAGGCCAAGCAGGCGGCGGGCAAGTCGGTCGTCATCTCCATCGGCGGCCAGAACGGCACCGTCTCGGTCACCGACTCGGCGTCGGCGGCCAACTTCGCCGACTCGGTCTACTCGCTGATGCAGGAGTACGGCTTCGACGGGGTGGACATCGACCTCGAGAACGGCATCAACTCCACCTACATGTCGCAGGCGCTGAAGTCGCTGTCGGCCAAGGCGGGCTCGGGCCTGGTCATCACCATGGCCCCGCAGACCATCGACATGCAGTCCACGTCGACCGAATACTTCAAGACGGCTCTCGCCGTCAAGGACATCCTGACGGTCGTCAACATGCAGTACTACAACAGCGGTTCGATGCTCGGCTGCGACGGCAAGGTCTACGCCCAGGGCTCGGTCGACTTCCTCACCGCGCTCGCCTGTATCCAGCTGGAAGGCGGCCTCGACCCGTCCCAGGTCGGCCTCGGCCTGCCGGCGTCGTCGAGCGCGGCGGGCAGCGGGTACGTCGCGCCGGGTGTCGTCAACGATGCGCTGGACTGCCTCGCCAAGGGCACCGGCTGCGGTTCCTTCAAACCCTCCACGACCTACCCGGGCCTGCGCGGCGCGATGACCTGGTCCACCAACTGGGACGCCGCATCGGGCAACGCCTGGTCGGGTGCGGTCGGATCGCACGTCCACGGCATGTAGCGGCCGGAGCACCGCCCGGCCGCGACGCCGCCGCTCCCCCGGCGGCCCGCGGCCGGCACCTGGCCGCTCCGGGGCCGGCCGTCCGGGCCCCGCGTCAGGACGTGCGAGGCCCGATGGGCGGCGCCCCGCGTCAGGACCCGCGGCCCGCGAGGTAGAACCCCAGCACCTGGGCCAGCTCCGTGAACCACGTCTGCAGCTTGGCCTGGTTGCGAGCGGTCACCGCCGCCTCGAAGAACCTGCCGTCCGGCAGCACGACGGCCACCATGAGGACGTTCCCGAACGGGCCGCGCTTGTAGTGGACGTGCTGGATCTGCCGCCAGGCGAAGTCCGCGGTCCTGCCGTGCTGCTCGAAGGACACACCTTCGGCGTCGATCACGACGGCGTTCCTGGGGTCCGTCGCCAGAAACTCCGGGCCCGCCGGGGCAGCTGCGGAACCGGTCGCCTGTGCCGGCACGGGCACACCACCCGGCGCCGGCACAGCACCCGGCGCGTACACCGGGGGCGGACCGAAGCCCTGCGGGGGCGGTGGGCCGAAGCCCTGCTGGGGTGGAGGGTACGAACCCGCCGGCCTACCGCCCCCGATATCCGCCCTGTTCCATGCGCCAGCCCCTCCGGCCTCGACTGCGCCCCAGTATGACCGGCCGCACGGCGGCGCCCACCGTTCCCCCGGGTGGGCGCCGCCGGCGGTCATGCTGGTACCGCGCCGCTGTTACGGCTTGGGCAGCGTGCAGCCCGCACGGCTCAGGTCGATCTTGCTGCCGGCCCCGACGCACGGAACGATCCCGTACGTCTCCTCCGCGTAGTTGATGCCCTGACGGACCGTCACTTTACCGTTCTCGTCCACCTCGCACGGGTTGTTCTCCGTGCACTGCCCGCCGTCCTCGTTACCCGTGTTGTTGACGGCGACGACCTTGCCGGTGGCGGGGTCGATCACCGGCGAGCCCGATGTGCCGCCGATGGTGTTGCATGCCGAGGTGTAGCGGACCGAGTCCTTCCAGGTCCAGTCACCCTCCTTGAGGCGGTAGGCGAAGCCGTCCACGTTGCAGCTGTAGATCTTCTTCCAGTACCCGGAGACCACGCTGATGGCGCTGCCCTGAGTGGGATGTGCGGCGTTGAGCTCCAGCGCCGCGATCCCGTACTTGCTCTGTATCTGGGCGTAGGTGGAGGTGAGCTGGTACAGCGAGATGTCCGTGTCGGTCATCGTCGCGTACGCCACCTTGCTCGCCCTGAGCGTGCCCGCCCGGTTTCCGGCCGAGTTCAGCAGCGTGAAGCTCCGGGTGGACGGCTGGTCGGTGATGACCTCACCCGCGGCCGGGAAGCCGCTTTCCAGGCAGTGCCCGTTGGAGAGCACCAGCGCAGGGTCGCCGGACTGGGAGCCGGGCATACGGACGACGGAGCCCGAGCAGTTGCTCAGCGCCACCGTCCCGGCGAAATTGACGGCTTTCGCCGCGGGCCGGTGCGAGACGGCCGTAGGTGTCGCTGCCGCGGGTACAGCTGCCGCGCCCGTCAGGAAAAGGGCGAGCAGTGCACCGGCGAGAGGCTTCTTCATGTGGGGGTCCCCTCTTGTGACCGAAGTTCTTTCGGTTTGGCATGCGCATTGTCAACGCAAGAGGGACTCGCAGGGAAGGGCGCCTCGCCGCCAAGCACCGGACAGTTGCGCCCGTCCCGCTCGCACCCCTCCCGGCCGGTGGAGTGCCGCCCGCCGGCGACACTATATAATTTCAATATGCATCTATCTCCCGTCCCCGACGAGCAGCGAATCGAGGACGCCGCCCGAGGACTCCTGCGGGGCATCGGGCGGCTCTCCCAAGCGCTCTTCCGGGCCGGGGATTTCGGGCTGCCGCGCAGCCACACCGCCGTACTCGACGCCCTTGAGCCCGGTCCGCGGCGGGTCACCGGGATCGCCGCACACACCGGCCTCGCCCAGCCCCGGGTGACCGTCGTCCTCCAGGAGTTGGAGGAGCGCGGGCTCACCGAGCGAGAGCGCTGCTCCCGGGACCGGCGCGCCGTGGAGGCTTCGCTCACCCCCGCGGGCCGGGAGCTGCTGGAACGGGCACGGCAGCGGATGGCCTCGGCTCTCCTCGAGGGGCTGCGTACGAACGTCGACTCCCCCGAGCAGGCTGTGGGCCTGGCCCGGGATGCGGTATCCACCCTTCTGCACGCCGTCGAACCGGAGGTCAGTTGACCACCCCAGCCACCGAAGCCCTCGACCCCGCCGCCGGAAAGGAGGGGAGCCGCCCACCCCGTACGGGAGGCGCCGTCGCGCCCCGCCGGGTCGGGGGTCCGAGACGCTGGTGGGACAGTGTGCTCGCGGCCGACCCCGGTCTCGGCCAGCTGCAGGCCGGATGGCGTTCGCTGGTCTCGGTCACCACCGGCCTCGGGGTCGGTTACGGGATGTCCGTCGCCCTGGCCCTTCCGGCCATGCTCGGCATGATGGTCGGCGGCATGATGGGGCTGATGAGCGCGTTCGTCATCGCCGAGAACACGCCGCTCAGGCTGACCCGCGCCGTCCTGTGGATGCCGTTCCCCTACTCCGCCGTCCTGCCGCTCGCCGCGTGGCTGCACCAGGACCGCGCGCTGGAACTCACCCTGATGGTTGCGGCGCTCGCGCTGACGTTCT contains:
- the cpaB gene encoding Flp pilus assembly protein CpaB, which codes for MNSRQRRGVVLLLLSVLCAIAAIVGVLSVIRNVNSKVGPEITAYRVHSDIAPYTRLTAGDFERTRMPRRWLSDNAVTDLGQIRGKIAVTTLRRGSLLQSDMIVRQPELAPGEQEIAIMIDAATGVAGKITPGSEVNIYATFKGDDKGAPDTSKVIVSNARVVDVGKLTALDPDQSQNDRTRQATEAVPITFALKTLDAQRVAYAESFATHVRLALVAAGGGAPVPQRDRTYTLDGDK
- a CDS encoding chitinase; the protein is MKSRRSTRAWCATAVAALAAALTFAGTTAHATETAAAPPAHAVTGYWQNFNNGATVQKLSDVPADYDIIAVAFADTGAAPGAVTFSLDSAGLGGYTADQFKADIKAKQAAGKSVVISIGGQNGTVSVTDSASAANFADSVYSLMQEYGFDGVDIDLENGINSTYMSQALKSLSAKAGSGLVITMAPQTIDMQSTSTEYFKTALAVKDILTVVNMQYYNSGSMLGCDGKVYAQGSVDFLTALACIQLEGGLDPSQVGLGLPASSSAAGSGYVAPGVVNDALDCLAKGTGCGSFKPSTTYPGLRGAMTWSTNWDAASGNAWSGAVGSHVHGM
- a CDS encoding trypsin-like serine peptidase gives rise to the protein MKKPLAGALLALFLTGAAAVPAAATPTAVSHRPAAKAVNFAGTVALSNCSGSVVRMPGSQSGDPALVLSNGHCLESGFPAAGEVITDQPSTRSFTLLNSAGNRAGTLRASKVAYATMTDTDISLYQLTSTYAQIQSKYGIAALELNAAHPTQGSAISVVSGYWKKIYSCNVDGFAYRLKEGDWTWKDSVRYTSACNTIGGTSGSPVIDPATGKVVAVNNTGNEDGGQCTENNPCEVDENGKVTVRQGINYAEETYGIVPCVGAGSKIDLSRAGCTLPKP
- a CDS encoding MarR family winged helix-turn-helix transcriptional regulator, with product MHLSPVPDEQRIEDAARGLLRGIGRLSQALFRAGDFGLPRSHTAVLDALEPGPRRVTGIAAHTGLAQPRVTVVLQELEERGLTERERCSRDRRAVEASLTPAGRELLERARQRMASALLEGLRTNVDSPEQAVGLARDAVSTLLHAVEPEVS